From a single Sander vitreus isolate 19-12246 chromosome 4, sanVit1, whole genome shotgun sequence genomic region:
- the nat8l2 gene encoding N-acetyltransferase 8-like 2: MSGSNCKQQYRRPSNSHVLTGHCTSYFIAYSLWLFLLVMQLVIRRYHPSDKDTVLALFSIGIREHIRPCFHNAMTSPLYLAITLALCVTGYLLGSVLGAVVLPGAWVGLVYYCCYDLYTSYVREKLRTEMQDIPGNYLSRPDDCFWVAEAEVDGRAQIMGMVAVVAKQSGEERHGELFRMIISPLCRRVGLGFRMAQIVIDFCKERGFSRVVLETSSTQTAAVALYKKLGFSHVLSHTETQAPLWIVTLAKVTVLQLEKHL, encoded by the exons ATGAGCGGTTCAaactgcaagcagcaataccggAGGCCAAGCAACAGCCACGTTTTGACCGGACACTGCACTAGTTATTTTATAgcttacagtctatggtta TTCCTTCTGGTCATGCAGCTGGTGATCCGCCGGTACCATCCCTCAGACAAGGACACAGTGCTCGCCCTGTTCAGCATCGGCATCCGGGAGCACATCCGTCCATGTTTTCACAACGCCATGACTAGCCCTCTCTACCTCGCCATCACCCTGGCTCTGTGTGTCACTGGCTACCTGCTCGGCTCCGTGTTAGGGGCTGTGGTGTTACCAGGAGCCTGGGTGGGCCTTGTCTACTACTGCTGTTATGATCTATATACCAGCTACGTCAGGGAGAAACTCCGGACAGAAATGCAGGACATCCCTGGGAACTATCTGAGCAGACCAGATGACTGTTTCTGGGTGGCAGAGGCTGAGGTTGATGGGAGGGCCCAGATCATGGGGATGGTGGCTGTAGTGGCCAAACAAAGTGGGGAAGAAAGACACGGGGAACTGTTCAGGATGATCATCTCACCATTGTGCAGACGGGTAGGCCTGGGCTTCAGGATGGCTCAGATTGTGATTGACTTCTGTAAGGAACGAGGCTTCTCCAGGGTGGTGCTGGAGACCAGCTCTACGCAGACCGCTGCTGTGGCCCTGTACAAGAAACTGGGGTTCAGCCACGTCCTCTCACACACCGAAACACAGGCTCCTCTATGGATTGTAACGCTGGCCAAGGTGACGGTTTTACAGTTGGAAAAACACCTGTAG